One part of the Geoanaerobacter pelophilus genome encodes these proteins:
- a CDS encoding tyrosine-type recombinase/integrase, with the protein MPKRIAPLSELQVRNAKPQAKQVTLFDGGGLYLLITPTGGKLWRLKYSLQGKEKLLALGAYPEISLADARQRREEARKLVANGIDPGEVKKAKKASIEESDENSFEVIAREWHGKFLLNKSDSYRDKMLAIFERDVFPWMGKIAVNELKAPELLSVLRRIEGRGALETAHRTRSACSQVLRYAVATGRAERDCASDLIGALPPYKKGHRAALTDPKDVAPLLRAIDGYQGTFPVKCALKLAPLLFVRPGELRKSEWSEIDLEAAEWRIPADKMKMKIAHIVPLASQSVDILKELYPLTGHSKYLFPSPRSPLYPMSDNAILSALRRMGFEKDEMSGHGFRAMARTILDEVLHVRPDYIEHQLAHAVKDPNGRAYNRTAHLAERKKMMQAWADYLENLKLGR; encoded by the coding sequence ATGCCTAAAAGGATTGCGCCGCTTTCGGAGTTGCAGGTTCGCAATGCGAAGCCGCAAGCAAAGCAGGTCACTCTTTTTGACGGTGGAGGACTTTATCTACTAATAACTCCTACTGGCGGAAAGCTCTGGAGATTGAAATATAGTCTGCAGGGCAAGGAAAAGTTACTTGCTCTTGGGGCCTACCCCGAGATTTCTCTTGCTGATGCCCGTCAGCGGCGTGAGGAAGCTCGTAAACTGGTTGCCAATGGAATTGACCCAGGTGAAGTAAAGAAGGCTAAAAAAGCGTCGATTGAAGAAAGCGATGAAAACAGCTTTGAGGTAATTGCCCGCGAATGGCACGGTAAGTTTCTCTTGAACAAGTCTGACAGTTACCGTGACAAGATGCTGGCAATTTTTGAGCGTGACGTTTTCCCGTGGATGGGAAAGATTGCCGTAAATGAATTGAAGGCTCCAGAACTACTTTCGGTTTTACGTCGTATTGAAGGTCGTGGGGCACTGGAAACGGCACACAGGACACGTTCAGCTTGTAGTCAGGTGTTGCGGTATGCTGTTGCCACAGGCAGGGCTGAGAGGGATTGTGCTTCTGATTTAATTGGTGCATTGCCACCGTACAAGAAAGGGCATCGAGCAGCACTTACCGATCCGAAAGATGTTGCACCGCTTCTGAGAGCAATTGATGGCTATCAAGGAACATTTCCGGTGAAATGTGCGTTGAAGCTTGCTCCGCTGTTATTTGTCCGGCCGGGTGAACTTCGCAAGTCTGAATGGTCAGAGATTGACCTTGAAGCAGCTGAGTGGCGGATTCCAGCTGATAAAATGAAGATGAAGATTGCTCATATCGTTCCGCTGGCTTCTCAGTCTGTAGATATACTAAAAGAACTTTATCCATTGACAGGTCATTCAAAGTATCTTTTTCCATCCCCCCGTTCACCGCTTTACCCCATGAGTGATAATGCAATTCTTTCAGCATTGAGACGCATGGGATTTGAAAAGGACGAGATGAGTGGCCACGGTTTCAGGGCCATGGCCCGTACGATACTCGATGAAGTCCTTCATGTCAGACCTGATTACATCGAACACCAACTTGCGCATGCGGTTAAAGACCCCAACGGCAGGGCCTACAACAGAACTGCACATCTGGCGGAGCGTAAGAAGATGATGCAGGCTTGGGCAGATTATCTGGAAAACCTAAAATTAGGAAGGTAG